The following is a genomic window from Caldilineales bacterium.
ACTTCGCGCTTCGAGCGGGGGTCGAGGCCGGTGGTCGGTTCATCGAGCAGGAGGATGCGCGGGCGGGTGAGCAGGGCGCGGGCGATGGCGACCTTCTGCTGCATCCCGCGCGACATCTGCTCCATCGGGTTGTGGATGGCCCGCTTTTCCAGGCCCAGCCGGGTCAGGATGGCCTCGACCTGCTGCCGCGTTTCCTTGCCCTCCAGACCGTAGAGCCGGGCGCCGTAGAGCAGGTTTTCCATGGGCGAGAGCTTCTTGAAGAAGCTGGCCTCGACCGAGACGCGGTTGATCAGGCGCTGCACCTGCATCGGTTGCCGGACGACATCGTGGCCGAAGACCGTGATCGAGCCGGCGTCGGGGAGCAGCAGGGTGGAGATGAGGCGGATGAGCGTGGATTTGCCGCCGCCGTTGGGGCCGAGGACGCCGAAGATCTCGCCTTCGCCGACCGCGAAGCTGACGTGATCGACAGCGATGATGGCGGCTTTCTTGTCGTTGGCCGCGGCATGGCCGTTGGCGCCGTTCTTTTCGTTGGCGCTACCGTTGGTGGCGGTCTTCTTGTCGTTGCCGTTGGCTTCGGCCGCCGGTTTGCGCCACGGCAGCCAGGCGCGCCCGGCGTCGGGTTTGCCGAATTTCTTGTAAACATCAGCGACGATGATGGCGGTGGACATGGGAACCTCTGGGGGTGGGTCGTGGATGGTGATGGGCCAGGAAAGAAGGGATGAAAGGGCGTCAGGATTTGGGCTGATGGGGATGGTGGTATTCATGGCAAGGTGTGTGGGGTGAGGGGGCGGAACAAACAAAAACGGCCACGGGGGTTGCCCGGTGGCCGTTTCTTGCTGACAGGCGCCGAAAAAGGCGCGAGAAACAAAAAGGCCACGGGGCTGGAAGTGCGCCCGTGGCCTGTGTCGTCGAATTGACTTTACATAACCCCTAGGTGGTGGACGCACTCCGAGAACGCGCAACGAAATCGCCAGCGGCAAGACGGCGAATTCGCAGATAGGTGTGGGCAAAGGTGATTTGCATTGACTGCGTCCTCCAAATAGGGATGTGAAACGGGAATGAGTCTAGCATGGCCGGGCGGCAAGGGCAAATCTGCGATCAGGCTTTGTTGATTTTGCCCAGAATCTGGGCGAGTACAGCCTGCTCTTCCTCATCCAGGTAGCCGGCTTGCAGGCCGGCTTGCAGATGGTTGCCTCCCAGCAGCGCCTGGCCCAAGCGGCTGGCAGCCAGCGTGCGCAGGTCTTCCTCGTAAGGGTCGCTGAGTAAATGGTCATCGACAATGCGACCATCGCGCATTCGCAGAATCCGCCGCGTCGACTGGGCCACGCGGCGGTCATGGGTGACGACGACGATCGTGACCCCCTGAGCGCGGTTGAGTTCGTCGAGCAGGGCCAGGATCTCCTCGCCACTCTGGCTGTCCAGGCTGCCGGTGGGTTCGTCGGCCAGGAGGATGGCGGGGGAGTTGGCCAGGGCGCGGGCCACAGCCACACGCTGGCGTTGTCCGCCCGACAATTGGCTGGGGGTCGCCTGCAGCCGCTCACCCAACCCCACCAAATCCAGGAGATGGGCGGCCCGCTCTCTGCGCTTGCGGCCATCGTCCCCCTGTCCCACCATCGGCGTTTCCACGTTTTCGATGGCGGTGAGGGTGGGGATGAGGTTGTGCAGTTGGAAGACGAAGCCGACGGTGCGCGCCCGGAAACGATCGACGTCCTTCAGCCGGGCCAGGTTCTCGCCCGCGACCCGCACTTCACCCGAAGTGGGCAGGTCGAGCGCCCCCAGCAGGTTGAGGAGCGTGCTCTTGCCGCAGCCGCTCGGCCCCATGATGGCCACGAATTCGCCCGTCCGGGCCGAAACGGTCACATCGTCCAGCGCCCGCACGGCCGTCTCGCCGCTGCCGTAGATTTTGGTCAGATGAGTGGTTTCAATCAATGCTTCCATGCAACTTCTCGCCACCTTCGCGCCCTGCGCGGATCACCTCTCCGGCTCGATATTGACGAGAGCCGTCATCCCCCAGCGCAGGGCCGGGTCGAGGTCGGTGACGGCGACGGTGAGGGTGAAATCGGTGCTGCCCTTTTCGGTGGTGCTGATGGGCGCAATGCGGAGGATCGTCCCCTCGAAGGTGCGGCCTGGCAGAGCGTCGAAGCTCACCTCCACCCGCATCCCCTCCTGCACATGGGCGACATCCGTCTCGCGCAGGTCGGTGGTCTCCACCTGCATCTGGCTGGTGTCGCCCAGCAGGATCAGAGGCGACCCCGGAACAGCCATCTCGCCCGGCCTGGCCATCACACTGCCCACCTGTCCGGCGAACGGGGCCACGATCTGCATCTGCTGCAACTGGGCCTGGGCTGCGCCGAGGGCGGCTTGCGCCTGCCGCACGCGTGCATTGGCCATGGCCTTGTCGGCAGCCGTGGCGCCATCTTGCCGCGCCTTCAGCCCGGCCTGGGCGCGGGCCAGCTGGGCTTGGGCGCTGCTCACGCCTGCCTGAGCCTCTGGCAGACGTGCTTGCGCCATGGCCACCTGGTGTTGGGCAGCGGCGATCTGGGCGCGAGCGACGGCCCTCTGCTGGGGAGTTGCGCCCTGGAGGATGGCTTCGCTGGCGGCTTTGGCGGCCTCAAAAGCGATGGTGGCCTGCTGCAAGGCCGCTGCCTGCGGCATGGCCCCGGCGTGGGGGTCGCCGCGGATGGCGTCATAGGCGCTTTGGGCCTGCTGGAGGGTCGCAGCCGCCAGGTCGATCTGCTTCTGCGCTGCGATCCGTTCGGCTGGCGTGGGATGGCTGGCCAGCTCGTTGTATTGGGCCTGAGCGATGGCAAGTTGGGCCTGCGCCGCTGCCACCGACTCATTGGCCTGCTGGACTCCAGCCTGGGCCAGCGCCACGCCCGCCTCGGCCGCGGCCACATCGGCCTGGGCCGCCGCTAATTCCGCCTCGGTTGCTCCTTCAAGCAACTTCTCGCGGGCGGCTTCGGCCTCGGCCAGGGCAGCCTGCGCCGTCTCCACCTGGCTTTGCGCCAACTCGTCCGCCAGTTCGACCAGCAAGGCGCCTTCCTCGACCTGATCGCCCGCCTCGACCTGCACCCTGGCCACCTTTCCGCCCGCCGCCGGGCTGAGCGAGGCCCAGCGGACAGGGGTCAGCCGGCCGGAGGCCCAGATCACAGTGTCTTCTGCCGCCGCCTCCGTGTCGAGAGGCGCTTCGGCGGCGGGCGTGGCGGCGGGGGCGGTGAAGCGCTGGTAGGCCAACCATCCCGCCACGACGGCGAGCAAGGCGAGTACGGCGACAAGGAAGGTTCTTCTCATAGTTGCCTCCAACGATTGTCATTCATAACGCAGCGCCTCGACCGGCAGCAAACGGCTGGCGCGCCAGGCTGGATAGGCGCCGGCGAGCAGACCGACGACCAGCGTCAGGATCACGGCCTGGATGAACGTAGCCGGCTGCCACAAAGGCTGCATGTACGTGCTCAGAATCGGCGCCTGAGCCAGCGCCTGCATGAAGACGACGCCGATCAACGAGCCGAGTAAAGCCGCCAGCAAACACAGCAGCAGGCTCTCCTCGACGATCTGTCCCAGAATGCGGCTGCGACGCCAGCCCATCGCCCGCAGCGCTCCAATCTCGCGCGTGCGCTCGTAGATCGACATCATCATCGTGTTGGCGACGACGATGCCGCCCACCAGCAGGGCGAGCAGGCCGATGCCATTCATCATCTCGCTGCCGCGGGCCATGTCGTCTGTGTTCTGCGCAAACTGGCTGCTCAGGCTGGCTTGGGCGTCGGGGAAGCGGCGCTCGATGGCCTTGACCACCGCTTCGGCCTGCCTGGGGTCGGCGACATCGACGAAGATGAAACTGACATTGCGCGGGCGATTGAACAAACGCTCGGCCTCGCGCAAGGCCAGCATCCCGCTGCCATCCTCCCAGGCCACGCCCGTCTCCACCAGCCCGACGATCTGATAGCGATTGTCGTAGAGCGTCATCGCCTCGCCCACCTTCAGCTTATAAGTCTTGGCGGCCAGTGTCCCCAAAAGGATTTCGTGCGGACGCCGGATGCTCCGCCCCTCTTTGATCTTGTAGTGCCGCATGGCGGCGCTGTTCGGGTCGATGCCGCCGACCATGAACAGCGGCAGGTCGGGCGTCATCACGAAGCCCAGCACCATCGGGCTGACCGACCGCACCCCCGGCATGGCCGCAATCTGCGAGACCATGCGCTCATCGAGGCTGCTGAGGCTGAGGTCGGCCACATCGCGCTGCATGATCGTGATATTGCCGGCGCCGGCGCTGCCGGCCAGGCTGTTCATCTGCTCGGTCACGCCGTCGATCAGCCCACCCAACATGATCAACGTGGCCACGCCGATGCCGATGCCGGTGGCCGAGATCAGGGTGCGGTTGCGCCGCCGCCACAGATTGCGAAAACTCTGGCTGCCCACGCCAGCGAGAACGCCCTTCGCCTCGCCGGCGCCGCCGCCTTCGTAGCGCAGCGCCTCGACTGGCAACAGATTGGCGGCCGTCCAGGCTGGGTACAACCCGCCCAACAACCCCAGGCAAACGGCCGTGACCATGCCCTGGACGAAGATCTTGGGCGAGTAGCTGCCTTCGAGCATGGCGCCGAAGCCGGGGATGCGGGCGATGGCCTGGCCGAAGAGAACTCCCAGACCCAGGCCGAGCAATCCCCCCAGCAGGCTAAGCGCCAGCGCCTCGCCCAGGATCAGACCCACCACGCGACCCCGCCGCCAACCCAATGCCCGCAGCACACCGATCTCGCGCGTTCTCTCCAACACCGTCATCACCATCGCGTTCATCATACCCAGACCGCCGATGAGGATGGCAATGGCCGAGAGACCCCAGGCAAAGCCCCCCATCATCCCGCTCCACTGGGCGTTGGCTTCGCGGTCGCTGGCTGTGGCCACACTCAGATCTTTGTCGAGGGCGGCGATACGGCTTTTCACCGTCTCCAGATCGACGCCGCGGCTCACGCCCACCTGAAACAAACTGACGTTTCGCTCTTTCTGGGTGATGTCCTGGGCTTCGACCAGCGATACCACCCCACCCGATTCCTCCATCCCCTGGCCGGTCTCGTAAACCCCTACCACCTGATACGGGATGGCGTTGAGCCGGACCGTCTCGCCGGCTTTCTTGTCCAGGCTTTCCGCTGCCCGCCGCCCCAGCAGGATTTGCCTGGCCCCTGCCAGCGGTTTGCCTTCCACCAGCCGATAGTGGTTCAGCGCCGACGCGCCCGGTTCATAGCCAAAAATGAGCAGGAACGGCAATTCAGGCGTGCTGATCCATCCGTAGACGCCCGGCTCGACCGCGGTCACGCCAGGCACGGCGGCGATGCGTTGGCCCAACTGCTCATCCAGACTGCTGTAGGCGACATCGATGGCATTGGCCTGCGAGACCAACAGATCATCACTCATGCCGACGGCGGTGGTGTAGTTCTGGCTGAGGCCGGCAGCCATCGCATTCAGCCCGACCACGGCTGCCACACCAGCGGCAATGCCCAACATCGTCAGCAGGCTGCGCAGCCGTCGCCGCCAGAGATTCTTGATGATCATCGACATTGCATGCCTCCAAAAAATTTAGGCTCGACT
Proteins encoded in this region:
- a CDS encoding ABC transporter ATP-binding protein translates to MNTTIPISPNPDALSSLLSWPITIHDPPPEVPMSTAIIVADVYKKFGKPDAGRAWLPWRKPAAEANGNDKKTATNGSANEKNGANGHAAANDKKAAIIAVDHVSFAVGEGEIFGVLGPNGGGKSTLIRLISTLLLPDAGSITVFGHDVVRQPMQVQRLINRVSVEASFFKKLSPMENLLYGARLYGLEGKETRQQVEAILTRLGLEKRAIHNPMEQMSRGMQQKVAIARALLTRPRILLLDEPTTGLDPRSKREVQAVVRELQQNDGVTILLTTHDMAEAEVLCNRVAIMDKGKVVALDTPIALRTLAPNQNGHEPTLEDVFLHLTGRQLMSEEDEA
- a CDS encoding ABC transporter ATP-binding protein; protein product: MEALIETTHLTKIYGSGETAVRALDDVTVSARTGEFVAIMGPSGCGKSTLLNLLGALDLPTSGEVRVAGENLARLKDVDRFRARTVGFVFQLHNLIPTLTAIENVETPMVGQGDDGRKRRERAAHLLDLVGLGERLQATPSQLSGGQRQRVAVARALANSPAILLADEPTGSLDSQSGEEILALLDELNRAQGVTIVVVTHDRRVAQSTRRILRMRDGRIVDDHLLSDPYEEDLRTLAASRLGQALLGGNHLQAGLQAGYLDEEEQAVLAQILGKINKA
- a CDS encoding efflux RND transporter periplasmic adaptor subunit yields the protein MRRTFLVAVLALLAVVAGWLAYQRFTAPAATPAAEAPLDTEAAAEDTVIWASGRLTPVRWASLSPAAGGKVARVQVEAGDQVEEGALLVELADELAQSQVETAQAALAEAEAAREKLLEGATEAELAAAQADVAAAEAGVALAQAGVQQANESVAAAQAQLAIAQAQYNELASHPTPAERIAAQKQIDLAAATLQQAQSAYDAIRGDPHAGAMPQAAALQQATIAFEAAKAASEAILQGATPQQRAVARAQIAAAQHQVAMAQARLPEAQAGVSSAQAQLARAQAGLKARQDGATAADKAMANARVRQAQAALGAAQAQLQQMQIVAPFAGQVGSVMARPGEMAVPGSPLILLGDTSQMQVETTDLRETDVAHVQEGMRVEVSFDALPGRTFEGTILRIAPISTTEKGSTDFTLTVAVTDLDPALRWGMTALVNIEPER
- a CDS encoding ABC transporter permease yields the protein MSMIIKNLWRRRLRSLLTMLGIAAGVAAVVGLNAMAAGLSQNYTTAVGMSDDLLVSQANAIDVAYSSLDEQLGQRIAAVPGVTAVEPGVYGWISTPELPFLLIFGYEPGASALNHYRLVEGKPLAGARQILLGRRAAESLDKKAGETVRLNAIPYQVVGVYETGQGMEESGGVVSLVEAQDITQKERNVSLFQVGVSRGVDLETVKSRIAALDKDLSVATASDREANAQWSGMMGGFAWGLSAIAILIGGLGMMNAMVMTVLERTREIGVLRALGWRRGRVVGLILGEALALSLLGGLLGLGLGVLFGQAIARIPGFGAMLEGSYSPKIFVQGMVTAVCLGLLGGLYPAWTAANLLPVEALRYEGGGAGEAKGVLAGVGSQSFRNLWRRRNRTLISATGIGIGVATLIMLGGLIDGVTEQMNSLAGSAGAGNITIMQRDVADLSLSSLDERMVSQIAAMPGVRSVSPMVLGFVMTPDLPLFMVGGIDPNSAAMRHYKIKEGRSIRRPHEILLGTLAAKTYKLKVGEAMTLYDNRYQIVGLVETGVAWEDGSGMLALREAERLFNRPRNVSFIFVDVADPRQAEAVVKAIERRFPDAQASLSSQFAQNTDDMARGSEMMNGIGLLALLVGGIVVANTMMMSIYERTREIGALRAMGWRRSRILGQIVEESLLLCLLAALLGSLIGVVFMQALAQAPILSTYMQPLWQPATFIQAVILTLVVGLLAGAYPAWRASRLLPVEALRYE